The DNA region gcaggctgtctgggctttcttcctggacaCTTTGTatccatttagtcccaggaaattcaagaggtcgatagtcacctgtatacaggtaagtctttcttctgtagcaatcaatatgtcatccacatattgtaaaagtaaatgccCAGctcttgatttatcctgtttccacaTTTCAAGTTCCTTGGCTAagtgatttccaaaaatagttggactgtttttaaatccttggggtaatctagtccatgtcaaCTGCATCTTTCGcccggtttgaggattttcccattcaaaagcaaacagttttctgcttcccttttccaaaggtatacaaaagaaagcagcttttaaatcaagcactgtaaaccactgataagtCTCCCTCAATGCcgttaacagtgtataagggtttgctactacaggataaatgtccttaactatttgatttactgctctcaagtcttgtaccagtctatattcacccAAAGGTTTTCTGGCTGGTAAAACAGGAGTATTATACTgtgattcacattcttccaaaattttatactccaaaaatttatcactcaatttcttcaattcctgtctcacttctgatttgattggatattgtttaattctcactgttcctgcgccttccttcaaatctattttaaccgGTTCTGCTAGTTTTgatttaccaggaatatttgtttcccatacagtagggatcactgccaaatccacctccagTGGAATTTCTTGatcctttaccttttcttgtatcatcaggatttctcccggttttgactcaggtattttcaagaaaagttctccttcgtcaaaaacaatctgtgcatttaatttggataacaaGTCTCTTCCTAAGAAGGGTATCAGACATTCTGGTACacacaaaaattcatgtgtaattatcttatttccaaatttcaaatccaggggttgcaggaatggcctggttttgttccaatttttcctttacaggtatttaatagaaaaaatgttgctcctgtatccactcccaaTCTCACAATTTGAACAacacttttttccactttcttattatcagaagttatagccattaccaaattatctctaatagttagcttacattcatcctgccaatcctttctttgtcttaaggaaaaaaacccaaatccacatttggcattttattccatttcccttctcttttacaatacagcattaattgcagaatagtgttataattcagtgtcccattcgtgggccacttttcctgatcatcCAATATAcacaaaggccaccaattattacaatactcaaattattacagtactcaatcatctggctcttttgcagatcatcatataaatttccccaatgtgccaataaacatcccaacaaaaaatttttcgggattttgtcatttacagcaagattacccatgcttttacttttaaacaaccgagttaaTTTAGTTGCCATTGTGTAATCACTCACaatacaatacacaattattcaactctgtcactccgatccgcggatccacactccacaCTCGCTTTTGTTCTCAATTACACATCTCACCCTTACAaccacactcacactttcccacagttactttaaacaaacatataacacaatattatacctcttaattttcttcttaatacacaaactcacaaaaacaacaaaaaacccccaaaacttcttctaacttcttgttagaggcactaccttagagaacactatagcatgtagtttctcttgtttccacttttgtccaaccctgcaatagctttcgcttatgtcttacgggcaggCGCCTAGGCTTCctcttccacaaggatccttatagtccaaccctgcgcagctctcaccgcgtctgacaggcagacttactcagtgaTACTCAAACCCACTGGTGGGTCTCCAACCCACTGCTTACCATACGcttattatagtgggactcctacccacttactacaattacaagaagaagtgtcttaccaaaatccagggaacgtcgcgaagagccttatggatcggggatcgatgggtgtccccgagaaatcctcggtgccggctggaaccgatcaggtccccgactcctccggtctccttcagcgaggtcccatctgggtcgccaaaactgttaccgaaacctcggaatgaagaacttatcgacaccaatgtgatgtagataagcagacacttctttattgacggccgggtgcgtgagtgagtcctctcacgatcaatgcacgccaggtctcaaaatcagacaccatatatagaacttattcatacatattaagtattcatacataatcataatatttccagtaaatcattaacatactctcctcctatatccgattctgcgcagtagagcttagaaaggtctagaaatgggtctggggtacgatttgggtaggtggtatgtgagtcggtggttgcgatctccccctgccggaattacctgccactaaagttcacggtttcttggcaggtaaccacaagctgttccagtcgactccTCCCaatttccattaatctcatattctgacatctcaatacactttctacatacagaagactggtcagatacaaagaaacctttcaaaccctaaattattACCGAAGTTTCAACAATAATTccagcccattcttctggccttggtacaggatgtacagagggtctcatagcagcttttactgagcAATTATAAGtttcctcaaaatatatttttatccttctatatttctattctataaaataattctataaaatcaaataatcaatcaaataaagtaaatcaatcttaacttattaacaaatcgataacaaTAGTATACTACCATGTGTGGGTGAGTGTCCCGCAACCCAGGGGAAAAgtgtctgagctgcagcaactaGCAAACTAGTTGTCCGATACAACAGTTGAAGGGAAAGCCTCGCGCTTCCCCTGTTCCAGCCTTGCAGTCCTGCTACTGCTTGTTGTGTTTGGTGAGCATAAGGACCGCTGAGCTGGCTGGAATTGACTGAAATAAGGACTGGTTGAGCTGACCGAATAGCGAGTCTCCCCTAGAAAAAGACCATTACTATAGTTATACAGCAAACACCctaaaaatcattcttcttgtTTAAGTTTTATaagaaacatatatatatatatatataaagaaatatttaaagaactgtatAGATCTGTGCTAGAAAACCTAGGACATCTACTTACAGGTAGTAGAGTAGAACTCCTCCTTAGTGATTCAAAACAATCCATCCAAGACACAAGCTGAGGAaacacttctgctgtttttgAGTCGGTTACTGTACTCTGTCAGCAGCACATTGctggagacagaagagaagaattaatgTCTTCTGGAAGAATACAGTGTCCAACAGAAACGCAAACCCAGCATCACTAAATTTGCACCCCAATCTAGAACGTTAACTGTGTCCTCAGCAGCATCAAAACAGGTTTGCAAATGCACGAAATTTATAACTATTGCATGTATTCTTGTGATGAcgtaatgaaaataaaaaggcatgcCCAGTGACTAATGTTCACTCAGATTGAATACTTATTTCcattgaattttaaactcattGGATGAAAAACTTGctcagcaactttttttttttctggaaaagagcCGTTTATCAAGTGTTGTGACCACTCCTTAAATGGTTTTCAGTTCATTGTTCCCCCTAAAGAGTTCTCCAGTTAAGCTCATTCTATTATGCaagtgtgaaatattttttttcttcctagcctgaagttttcttttaacctaAACGTAGATAGCTTAAATTGATATCACCTAGGCTCTTTTATCTTTATGCTACTCTTTTCCAATAGCCATGATGTTTTGTTCGCCTCTCAGATGGGAAAAGTGTGTGGTTGTAGAATGgtagtgcatttttttctgtggggcAAAAAACCAAGGGCGTATTGGAACCCTGCTGTGACAGGTCTGAACGTTAAAGCttgatctaaaaataaaagagttaaCAGAATAgtgatttgaatttaaaaaaaaaaaagggaaaggcgGGAGGGTGGGGAGACACGGACACGACACACCAGAATACAGCAATATTATCCAGAAATCCTGCGTCTTTGCATCTCACGTACATTCTCATTGTTTCTTCGctcctttcctgtttgcataGGTGAAATGGATCAGCACTTCATCTGgcaagctgtttttcttcccGTCCTCCTGAAGGGGAGGCAACTCCCTGGTACTCTTGGACTTCTTTGTTTCAGCGACACCTTGATGGAGCAGACAGAGATAAGGAGCATTAGATgcgggagctggagcagtatcAGAAGACTGAAGCCTATAAATCTTTAGCAGGAAAGCACAGGACAGACTAAAGGCAAATCACACAGACAAGGTATTGAATGGGACAAAAATATGTGCCTGGAACAACACAAGATTCCCAGCTGGTTGTGCAGACTGACACTCGTTTACAGCCTTTGATGTAAAGGCTTGTTAAAACATGGATGCTCATCTCAGGGAGCTCATCTGTGGGTGTGaaatagaacatttttcttccGGCAAATCCTAGTTTCATAAATACGACATACAGCAACCTACaccagaaataataattgtCATTATTTTGTCACAGCAGTGACCAAACCATTGTTAATTGTTCTCCATTGTTCTGGTATtgcttgttaaagaaaatgtgttttgaattcagaaatttaaagtgctaaAGCAGCTaagtggcagaaccaggcccTGTCCCCAGtatagccctaatccaaggctggtttaacaCCCAGTCCAGTTAATCactgggagaacagagaaacaacagatgaTCACCTTGTGCACACAGGTGCTCACAGAAATGCAggtgtttcaagaaaaaaaaatcagtatatgtgaataggaattgctgttcaaagactaagtgtgcttgaaggagtgtgtgagttaaagcaggcagaaagaagatcacGATCCGAGGAGGAGCTTGGAAccgaggcagagactggaagcAAATAGATGAATCAACAGGGACAgggtcaggtgatggatttgcagaatggacaagaccaaaggaaacttctaaaaactttggACGTTGACTAATGATTTGataagtgtatataagctgtgctgtatccctttGCTCTCTGCCACTCGCTGGGGCggtggcccagctctgagtGGCGATTAAAGCAAACCTAGTGGTACCCACGTCTGTGtaaatttctcctttaacaCTATATGTGAAGCATATGACGGAAGTGCTGGTAATCCACCGGTGTTGTGACTGTTGACTGATGTCCCGTGTTAGAATAAATACAAGTACAATGGCTAACAGGCCTCACATGCATGAAGAACACGAGAACGGTGGTGCTGGGTCAATGGGTCTGTGCTTTTCTCTAGTGCTCTCCTTGCTACCACCTAGCACTCAGCTGGCAAGCTcatgggcacagccaggaccaGTCCAGCCTCTTGTTTTCCAGGGAGCCGATCACAACACATATGGGAAACAGACAGTAGACAAGACGTAGTTCTTCATATCCTTTCCGTTGTTTTGCTAGAGAATCTAAAGTTTGATAGAccttattttgtttgtatttacaTTGGCACTTCAGTGGGTCCAGACCAAATGGCCACTCTCTACCTGACTGCTGCAAAAATTGGTTTGAGCCCTCGGTTAGTAACCAGCCGTTGGTTaactttgtctttgaaatacagCAACCTATGGTGGAATAGGAAACTGAGACAGTTAGGGACATCGGTTGTATTTACTCGAAGGAGGTGGAAAATTTTCTAGGGAAATTTTTTAATAGTGTTAGCATAAAAATCCTGTATGTGGCACATGAGTGACTGCTCTAGGCATATGACTTTTTAGAATTAGAAGCCATCCCTGCCTTAAGTGACACATTTAGAAAAAGTCTCTACGTGAATATTAAGctcacacagcaaagctgcagctacCTGAtagcacagtatttttcctggtttggaggatttttttattcaccTAAAACTTTCCAACAGTCGTCACAGCTAGTTTATTCCCTGTATGACAAATAAGTAGTAAATGAAGGTGTTTTCATACAATGGAACAATCTGcatgcttgcatttttttcacagctgttgcAAAGGTGTACTTGAAACCCTGAAgaacttttgctttttatactACTGAAAACCACACTACACAGCTTTTTGCAAATTTCCAGTCTGGAGAATCGCAGAGTAATTGTTCATTTGTTTCcgtgaaagaaaaaaccccaacacatcTTCCTTTAGAGGCaatattttgctgcagattTTAGTTCTATCTTTTCTATTTCATCTACCTCTTCTCCAGCTCAGAAAGGTCTAGTTCTTTagaaattcttttcatttgatgtGTTAGAATATCTCTGTGTAGTAGTCGAAAAGGAACTGGACCTGCCCTTTGTCTCACTAAATTCTCATTTCTATAATACATGCAGTTTTCCTTTACTTACTAAAGAAAAGTACCAAATCCCATACAGCTACCTGGGATCATGGATCAATCCGAATATGCGTGGCCCAGCACTACTTTTTGCAACTGATCTAATATTCTGTGCCAAATTCTATCATAACCCAGGAATGGAAATAATAGGGATGACATACTTTGCATATCTTCTCTGCAGGTTGTTACGACCCGCTGCAagtatataagaaaaaatacaggtagTGGACATTTCTCAATAAACCTCTGACATCTGAAGAAGTCATTTTAATATCAGATTTATTCTCACCATACTTTCTGCATGGAAGACCAGAAGAATCTATGCTTTTAATACAATTTGTGCAGGAAAGCATTGGCAAAAATACTAGAGTACTTGTAATGTTTGTTCCTACACCAAACATGCTGAGGTGAGGCTTAAAAGCCCACCTGTGAATTCACATTTGCCGCAGTGCTGTTAGTAAAAGCTGTAACTATCCGTATTTTTTTGAGAatgcttaaaatgaaacacaaccTAACTCTCAGTTATAGAACAGTGTAGCACAGCAAAGACGTTATCatctaattttttcattataagaTGTGGGTGCATAACCAGGAAGAACACTAACAATTATTTCTTAGTAAACCTTTCCAGCATAAAACTATTTAGTAGGGCAGTGCAAATCAGAACATACTCTGACTTTAACACGAAAGAACACTTCTGCTGTATAGGTAGACAAAAAAATTGACTTAGTGGGATATTTTCGTTCTCACAGtgctgtttcctctcctttcatTGTCAGTAATGCAGTGATTCTTGTGGGACATTAGGGTTAGCATAGATGTTAGGTTAGCTTTAGATGCTTTACATGTTAGAGATGTATTCCTCGTGATTCTGCTCCACGCACAAGAAAAAGCCCggtttgcctttgcctggaGCGGGACTCAGTatgttttcaaacagttttcCGCAAGGATACGAACACTGCCCCACTATCGCTCACAATGCTCTGGCCACAGCCTTAGCACAGATCACCATTCCACCTGGCCTCACAGTCTATCGATACATCGATGGCATCCTCAGCAGGGCAGACGGGCCAGAAAGCATTACAGGTGCAATGAAAACCATTTGGGCAACACTAATCAAGTTGGGACTGGAAGTCCCAGAGTCAAAGTGCCAAGGGCCAGCACGAGAAGCTAAATTCCAAGGAGTCTGGTGGgttgcaggagctgcctctctTCCACCAGacacactggaaaagaaagaatctggGCACAACCCATCCAGTACGCTGGAACTACAACAAGTTCAAGGGACTGTGAAGTACTGGCGTAACCATATTCCTGCCTTTTCCGTCATTGCTCGTCCCTGGTAGAATTTGttataaaagggaaaatcatgGCAGTGGACATCTCATCAGCTCTGTGGTACCGTCAAGttccccttcctgcaggagCATAACAGGGCCTGGCCGCGGGGTCTCCACTCCGCTCCAGCCCCCGTTACTCCTGTCAGCACGTGCTGAGGTTGCAGGCTGCGCTGCTTAGGGAGCCGTGGCAGCACACATTTAGGATGGTGAATGCCAGCCATCCTGAAAGCGATAGCTGTCTCTTACCCTAAAAAGTTTCctgtaatactatgcttctCTGAGGTCCCACTTTTCTCGAAttgcccccaccccaaagcaaTTTCCCCACAGGGTCCCTAAGCAAGGCAGTGGAGGAGTGGCTCTCTCAaactccctcccagccctgccctggctgaaagaaggcagaaagaagccttcaaatgagggaagttctggctgcaagagaaTACAAGCTGACCAGGTCTTGggatccactgacatcaacagaaatttAGGTGAAAACTCCCCTTTGACATGAAACTCAACTcccaacccaaaaaacagtTGTGATGGGAAACtatggtgggggtgggaaatcagcgctgagggcaggaaggcatCAGCAGGATGGGAAACCATTGAGTTGGGAAGTTGTTCTGTCATTAAAAGTCAAACTGTCACAACGCTGGCTGACGCAGGTGCTGGCATAATGATCGCCATGGAGATGGAACCCCAGAACACTGCCCCAACAAATGCCACACTGGCCAACTGccgcagcacagagcagcacgCTCCTCGTGGTGCTCCTGCCCTTCGGGTAACCCCCAACCAGCTGTGCCGGCCAGCACCTCACCACATCACCCCCCTTCGCTTCTGCCCACAGAGAGgttccccctccagctgccgaCAGGACCAGAGGTGCCCAGCATGAGCTTCACCACCCTGACCATGCCGCCACCGGTCACTTCTGGTGTGCTGCCCTCTGTCCCGGGGCTGCTGATCACCGTTCGGCCTTCCCAGCTCCACATTGTCACCCACCAGCCCGCCCAGGCAAcctggcagggggtgcagggccCCCTGGGGGACTCGGGGCAGGTCGTGCAGCTGCCACAcgtgctgcagctccccagcggTGTGCAGCTgccccctctgcctgctccttgtCCCCCTGCCTATGGCCAGGGACAGCAAGTGGTGATGGGGACACTTTGCCCCACcagccagtggggctgggccCATGGGACGTGGGCCAGGGACAGCCCCTCTACCCTACGGGCTGCACTGTGCTGaatgtccctgcccatgctgGGCCCCTGCCACCCCAACACCCTGCGGCTCAGCACTGCGTGCAGGTCTCCCCTGTGCTCCGCACCCATCCTGGCAGCGCCCAGAAGCTGTTGGAGGCCTTTAACAACGACGTGGTGGCCAGTGAGGATGGcgtccctgctgccaccccctgccagcccGCCCTGGATATGCTCTCTGGCAGAAGCAGGATCAAGCACCAAGGTGAGGTctgcagggtggcagagcccatAGGGGGTGACCTGCACCAAGGAAGGCTTGCATCACCCTGGGGGTGGCTTGGCTTcgtttgctttttcagaagtggTGACCACCCCGCCAAGCCCAGAGAATCTCCTGGACCTGCCCGAGCTGGGGCCAGATGCCTTCAACGAGGCCTTccctgagctggcagaggacaATCTGCAGTTTCAGGATGAGCATTCGTCCACCGTGGACAGCAGCGACCCGCTCGCCTGGCTCGACAGCATCCTGGAGCTCCCTGAAGttctcagcagctcctgcttgaCCACCCTCCTCAACAAGTTCCCGGAGTTCTCAGAGTACATGGCAAAGGGCGGCTGCTCCAAGGAGCAATcgctggtggcagggctgggggacagcgAGGACACCAACCGtggtgtccctgatgtcccTGTCTTGACCACCACCCTCAACAGGATCCCTGACCTCTTGGAGTGCATGATGGAGGGCAACTGTCCCAAGGACCAAGTGGTGGCCGCAATGCAGGAGGACACCAACCCCTCCTGGCAGAGGGTGGCAACATCCCCCCTGCTGGACGCCAAAGGcaagcagggtgggctggcagcggtcTTCCCCACCCGGCTGCCAGAGAGCCCCATGGAGCCCTCTCAGGAGGGTCCTATGGACACTTCAGAGGAGAGCCCCTTGAAGGGATGCTCAGAGGGTGCCCACAAGGGTCTCCCAGAGGGTCCTCAGCAGATCCTGCTGAATAGTCCCCTGGCCAGCCCCCCGACTGCACCCCAGCATCATCTGCCCCGCATGGCCcagctggtggaggaggtgCTGCGGAGGCAGCCCCCGGTCATTTTGACCCGCTTGCCACCACCACCGGGCATCTTCTCCTGCCGGGTGGTGCCCAGATCAGGCAAGGCTGCTGGTAAACAGGCCAAGCGCCCCACATTGGCTGACACCCTCGGGATGCCAGAGATGTCCCCATGGGGCAGCATGCCAcccaagaagaggaagaagatggtGGTGTGCCCGGTGGCAAAAAGCTCCAAAACCCTCTGGGAGGGGAAGCCACACAGGGATGCCACGGCAGTGGGCTGtagtggggagcaggggggcagcagcaagcagaggccATCCAATAGCGACTACGTGCCCAGCAAGCGAGCCAgaaccctgaggaacactgGGAGACAAGGTGCTCCACGCTGCTCCAGTCACCGTTGATATATTGATAGAGAAGGTGTGGAGCACAGATCCCTCTGACGTGTGACCTGCACCcacccactgcagccccagccctctaCCAGATCTGTCTTTCTTAATTCATTAAAGGTTTGATGTTCCTTGCACAGTGCCTCTGCCTGCGGTCATTCACGCAGCGGGAGATGAGGGTTAATGCAGCCCCTGCCACATGCAGAGATCTGACGCTCCACCTTCTCCTCTGTCGAGGTGACACCTCCACCGAGCTGACCCACTCTCTAAAGTATTTACAAATGAAGGGACTTCCCATCAAGGGAGGCAGCCTTGGCAGgggtgagaaacaaagagcagGGAGCGAAAAGAGCACCGTTATCTAAGTTGCGCAGGAAGAAGACTTCCaatgaggaaagttctggctgcaagagaaCACAAGCTGATCAGGTCTTGggatccactgacatcaacagaaaatgagtttaaaataggacaaagataatggtggcagtgggagatgggGACCTCTAACTGAAATAGTTCTGCCCCAAAGAGGCCAAAATCCCACTTGGGGAGCATGCGTAGTCCGTAAAACACTTCAGCAGTGCTACTGAGGATGCGTACGCGTTTGCATTAGAAGCCAGAAACCAGCCACCAAACCTGTGTATGACACATGACTATGCAACGTGCGGCGCTCTGAGAAAGGCCCCGAACCCCTTCTCAGTGTTCCAATTGGACCTAAAAACTTTGCACGCACTTTTTAATCGCTGCCCCCAAAGCGATTTCCCCACAAGGTCAGTAAGCAA from Falco biarmicus isolate bFalBia1 chromosome 8, bFalBia1.pri, whole genome shotgun sequence includes:
- the LOC130153701 gene encoding uncharacterized protein LOC130153701 → MEMEPQNTAPTNATLANCRSTEQHAPRGAPALRLPTGPEVPSMSFTTLTMPPPVTSGVLPSVPGLLITVRPSQLHIVTHQPAQATWQGVQGPLGDSGQVVQLPHVLQLPSGTASGDGDTLPHQPVGLGPWDVGQGQPLYPTGCTVLNVPAHAGPLPPQHPAAQHCVQVSPVLRTHPGSAQKLLEAFNNDVVASEDGVPAATPCQPALDMLSGRSRIKHQEVVTTPPSPENLLDLPELGPDAFNEAFPELAEDNLQFQDEHSSTVDSSDPLAWLDSILELPEVLSSSCLTTLLNKFPEFSEYMAKGGCSKEQSLVAGLGDSEDTNRGVPDVPVLTTTLNRIPDLLECMMEGNCPKDQVVAAMQEDTNPSWQRVATSPLLDAKGKQGGLAAVFPTRLPESPMEPSQEGPMDTSEESPLKGCSEGAHKGLPEGPQQILLNSPLASPPTAPQHHLPRMAQLVEEVLRRQPPVILTRLPPPPGIFSCRVVPRSGKAAGKQAKRPTLADTLGMPEMSPWGSMPPKKRKKMVVCPVAKSSKTLWEGKPHRDATAVGCSGEQGGSSKQRPSNSDYVPSKRARTLRNTGRQGAPRCSSHR